One window of the Vigna radiata var. radiata cultivar VC1973A chromosome 1, Vradiata_ver6, whole genome shotgun sequence genome contains the following:
- the LOC106768129 gene encoding uncharacterized protein LOC106768129 — protein sequence MADTKPNSSISLPQTHQANPNQEPLLHALDPISLILNQNSNSDNPFPLRLASVDSFVLERGPNYTAYAELRESRLHMKCLMQDRHQEAQVLEPTIKPATPPRKKQVKFQACERTSKGSFSIAQSVPDFSAALRKENRKPMSTLPSTTPPSKSGNGVVLSSRGSKSVSGGEKKKGGGGGSVMARKSYACIDELKGLSSATAIAINGEGRGGGRSNKVMGKTVSGFPRQF from the coding sequence ATGGCTGACACAAAACCAAACAGCAGCATCTCACTGCCTCAAACCCATCAAGCAAACCCCAATCAAGAGCCTCTCTTGCATGCCCTTGATCCTATATCACTGATCCTCAACCAGAATTCCAATTCTGATAACCCTTTTCCTCTGAGACTCGCCTCAGTAGACAGTTTCGTGTTGGAGAGAGGACCCAACTATACTGCGTATGCCGAATTGAGAGAATCCAGGTTGCACATGAAGTGTTTGATGCAAGACCGGCATCAAGAGGCTCAGGTATTGGAACCAACTATAAAACCTGCAACACCACCAAGGAAGAAACAGGTCAAGTTTCAAGCTTGTGAGAGAACCTCAAAAGGGTCCTTTTCTATTGCTCAATCGGTTCCAGATTTTTCTGCTGCGCTAAGGAAAGAGAATAGGAAGCCTATGAGCACTCTGCCTTCAACGACACCACCAAGCAAGAGTGGTAATGGGGTGGTGTTGAGTTCAAGGGGGAGCAAGTCAGTGAGTGGAGGGGAGAAGAAgaaaggtggtggtggtggtagtgtgATGGCTAGGAAGAGCTATGCCTGCATTGATGAACTTAAGGGTTTGTCTTCTGCTACAGCCATTGCCATCAATGGTGAAGGTAGAGGTGGAGGAAGGAGTAACAAGGTGATGGGAAAGACAGTTTCAGGATTCCCCAGACAGTTTTGA